CCAAGAGCAATGCCGACATCCTGCCCATCGGCTCATCGGCCGGGGGTAACCTGAGCCGCGTCTCCATTATGATGGAGCGCGACATCGACGCCTATGCCGCAGCAATCGAGGCTGGAAACATCCCGGCTCGCTGTCTGGCTCCGACAGGTCCGATGGGGAGCCAGGAACGCTTTAAGTCAAACCTGTCCGAGTTTGCCGAGTATCTTAAGCTGCCTCCGGTCGACCTGTGGCCGGAAGAGGCGCAGGCGTGGGCAAAGCCGCTACTGGATAACTGGTGCGAGGCGGGGCTGATCAAGCATGCTGCCTCCGGGCAGGAAGCGGCCCCGCTCACGATGGCAGGCTCTTACTGGATCAAAACGATGCACAGCCTGCTGCTCGGCTGTCTCGCCCCGGTGGAGACGGCTAGCCCGATGGCTGGCCATCCGCATGCGGGTGGGGGAGGTCACCCGGGAGGAATGCCTCCCGACGGTATGCGGCCTGCGATGCATGGAGCCTCCGGGCATCCTCCGGGGCATCACGGATAGAGCTTTGCAGGGGCGGTATCCCGCAGCGCTTTTCGGGAGGTTATATATAGGCGTAAGCGCAGAGAGTAGAGGTGCGGTTGGGGCCATCTGAAGGGATTCTCTTCTTTGCTGTGACTTATAGCACGGGTCCAATAGGCTTTATCGCTTATCCCGGTATGAGCTGAACGTGCCCTTGGAGTGTAATAAGTAACGCGTTTAAGACCAACGTGCTGGTTTAGGCATCCCTTGTCGTGGCCGGTGGAGAGCCGATATTGATGCCGCTGAGAAGTGCCCAGGAATAAATATGGGGACGTTGGACTCTTTACTCGTAGAAATAATGTTAATTACATATCCCGCATGGGCGCATATGTTTGACGGATGTGAATTTTGTGTCAATTTAGGTATTCGACCTTAGTCGTTAATATTTTATCCTCTCTCCCCGATTTCGAGTCCGGTCTCTCTCTCCACCGCGTCTCACCATGAATCGCTATACCCGGCAGTCTCTCTTGCTTGGCGCTTTTAGCGCGATTGTCAGCATCGTCGTTCTGATAGGCTGGATTGCTGATATTGCTGCGGTCAAGAGCGTGGTTCGCGGGCTGGCGACGATGAAGTTTAACACTGCGCTGTGCTTCCTGTTATCCGCGGTTTCGCTCATCAGTATTGCCGTTGGTTGGCCTCGCATCGTTGCGCATGGATTTGCGGTGGCCTCGCTGTTTATCGCAGTGGTGACGCTCGGGCAGACCTGGATCGGTTTTAATATAGGAATCGACCAGTGGGCGGTGCGTGACCTGGCAACGGCTGCCGAGGACTTCCCGGGGCGTATGTCTACGGCGACTGCGTTTTGCTTTTCCCTGCTGGGGATAGGACTGATCCTGCTCTCCAGTGAGAAAAAAGGGAGCGTGCAGCTAGGGCAGGTCTTTTGCCTCGGCGCTTTTTGGGGCGGGATGATCGGCGTCAACGGCTACCTGCTGGAGTTCTCCTCGCTGTACAAGTTTTTCTGGTTCTCCTCCATGGCCATGCACACTTCGCTGCTGTTCGTGGTCCTGGGGCTGGGCGGATTACTGGCGAGACCTGACGAGGGGCTGTCTTCTGTCATTACCAGTAAGCGCATGGGCGGGCGCTATGCCCGGCGGCAGTTGCCGGTTGCTCTGATATTTCCGTTGCTGCTGGGGTGGCTGCTGATCCGGGGCGAGCATGCCGGTTATTATGACGCGTCGATTACTGTGGATTTGTTTGTGGTGGTCACGATCCTGGCCTTTGCGGTGATTATCTGGATTCAGGCGGGGGCTCTGAACCGTGCGCACCAGGAGATGGTCGACCGCAACCAGCGTCTGAGTGATGCCCTCCGGGAGAACGCCCTCTACCGGGCCGTGGTTGAGTCAACGGATGCTGCCATCGTCAGTGAAAATCTCAGCGGCACGATTACGAGCTGGAACCCGTCGGCCGAGCGTATTTACGGCTACACGGCAGATGAGATGATCGGGCAAACGATGGCCCGCCTGATTCCGCATGATGAGTATTCGGATGAGGCCGATGTGCTGAAGAGTATTCGGCAGGGCGAGCAAATGGGGCACTTTATTGCCAAGCGTCTGTGTAAGGATGGAACGTTGCGGGAGGTTTCTGTGGTCGCCTCTGCGATCTCGGATGAGCACGGCAAACCGCTCGGCCTCTCAAGGATCGCCCGCGACATCACGGCCCAGCGCGAGACCGAATTTAACCTGCTGGCCAGCCAGCGTGAGATTCACGACCTCAAGACGGCTCTTGATGAGCATGCCATCGTGGCGATCACAGACCCGCGTGGACGCATCACCTACGTGAACGATAAGTTCTGCGCCATATCAAAGTATTCGCGTGACGAGCTGATCGGGCAGGATCACCGCATCCTCAACTCCGGCTACCATCCGAAAGAGTTTATGAGCGACCTCTGGGGCACGATCTCCAAGGGGGTTGTCTGGCATGGCAAGGTCCGCAACCGTGCCAAGGACGGGGCGATCTACTGGGTCGATACCACGATCGTGCCCTTTATGGGTGAGGACGGTAAGCCGCGTCAATATGTGGCGGTGCGCTCGGACATTACGGATAACATCAAGGCGGCCGAAGAACTGGCCCGACAGGCGACCAAGCTGAGCCGCTCAAACAAGGACCTGGAGCAGTTTGCCTACATCGCATCCCACGACCTGCAGGAGCCGCTGCGCGCAGTGGCCGGCTGTGCCCAGCTCTTGAAAAAACGCTACGAGGGTAAACTCGATGAGCGTGCCGATGAGTTTATCACGCACACGGTCGATGGTGCCGAGCGTATGCAGCGTTTGATCCGCGACCTGCTGTCTTTCTCACGGGTCAGTACGCGCGGTGAGGAGATGCAGCCGATTAATCTGCGGGTGCCGCTGAAGAACGCGTTGAAGAATCTTGAGGCGCTCTGTCAGGAGACTGAGGCGCAGATCACCCATGATCCCATGCCTGATGTGAAGGGGGATGCAGGTCAGCTCACCATGCTCTTTCAGAACCTGATCGGCAATGCGTTGAAGTTCAGTGGCGATCAACGACCGGAGATCCATATCTCTGCGACTGAAAAAGACGGCGTGTGGGAGCTGGGTGTGCGCGATAACGGTATCGGCATCGAGCAGGATTACTTTGACCGCATCTTTGTGATCTTCCAGCGCCTGCACACCCGCGATGAATACTCCGGTACGGGTATCGGGCTGGCGCTGTGCAAGCGCATCGTCGAGCGCCATGGGGGGCGCATCTGGGTGGAGTCGACGCCCGGCAAGGGCAGCACCTTTTCATTTACGCTTCAGGATGACTAGCAATCATGTAAATAAATAGTTTGGAATAAATAATAATTTTAATTATCCTATATTTAACACCATGAAAATGAGCACACGTCCCGTCGAAATCCTGCTGGTTGAAGATAGTCCGGCGGATGTTATGCTGACGCGCGAAGC
This genomic interval from Ruficoccus sp. ZRK36 contains the following:
- a CDS encoding PAS domain S-box protein; the protein is MNRYTRQSLLLGAFSAIVSIVVLIGWIADIAAVKSVVRGLATMKFNTALCFLLSAVSLISIAVGWPRIVAHGFAVASLFIAVVTLGQTWIGFNIGIDQWAVRDLATAAEDFPGRMSTATAFCFSLLGIGLILLSSEKKGSVQLGQVFCLGAFWGGMIGVNGYLLEFSSLYKFFWFSSMAMHTSLLFVVLGLGGLLARPDEGLSSVITSKRMGGRYARRQLPVALIFPLLLGWLLIRGEHAGYYDASITVDLFVVVTILAFAVIIWIQAGALNRAHQEMVDRNQRLSDALRENALYRAVVESTDAAIVSENLSGTITSWNPSAERIYGYTADEMIGQTMARLIPHDEYSDEADVLKSIRQGEQMGHFIAKRLCKDGTLREVSVVASAISDEHGKPLGLSRIARDITAQRETEFNLLASQREIHDLKTALDEHAIVAITDPRGRITYVNDKFCAISKYSRDELIGQDHRILNSGYHPKEFMSDLWGTISKGVVWHGKVRNRAKDGAIYWVDTTIVPFMGEDGKPRQYVAVRSDITDNIKAAEELARQATKLSRSNKDLEQFAYIASHDLQEPLRAVAGCAQLLKKRYEGKLDERADEFITHTVDGAERMQRLIRDLLSFSRVSTRGEEMQPINLRVPLKNALKNLEALCQETEAQITHDPMPDVKGDAGQLTMLFQNLIGNALKFSGDQRPEIHISATEKDGVWELGVRDNGIGIEQDYFDRIFVIFQRLHTRDEYSGTGIGLALCKRIVERHGGRIWVESTPGKGSTFSFTLQDD